A window of Salmo trutta chromosome 31, fSalTru1.1, whole genome shotgun sequence contains these coding sequences:
- the LOC115170198 gene encoding uncharacterized protein LOC115170198, with translation MIATGGLLRINRRQDSQHSKNQAENKRKRKQAKRKKNDVVVVKGKLILCSPPGLVATVGVVMVMLGIAMAVLGYWPHEEHSQGYASRVSPGEERRDNGRMSYSKSPLVSVTWNDNKDNNTANQTVGEMTNQTVGELTNQTVGELTNQTVGELTNQTVGELTNQTVGELTNQTVEEMTNQTVGEFTNQTVEELTNQTSVELTSQTSVELMNQTSVVVNGSLPVLVPDNGSVLVSTPPPPIPSGGLLSEFLDNYLYSDNLKVFGPLVMGIGIFIFICANTVLHENRDKKTKVINLGDIYSTVIDLHSTRIKDYSPSNGLVNYVQSRGSFNPGEMLELGCSSWLSNTGSGHQGESVSAEQQSRRPSMAGRQRSWSRDNQTFTDTVYSTYRDQKRRCLEQVPYPRHWDSEQASLPRQWDSEQASHPRPWDSEQASHPRPWDSEQASLPRQWDSEQASHPRQWDSEQASLPRQWDSEQASHPGSGTQSRPRSPGSGTQSRPRSPGSGTQSRLHRLFICQSFQAPGHQTEQL, from the exons ATGATTGCAACAGGGGGCCTCCTGCGTATAAACCGGCGCCAGGACTCCCAGCACTCTAAGAACCAAGCTGAGAACAAGAGGAAGAGGAAACAAGCCAAGAGAAAGAAGAACGATGTAGTGGTG gtgaaggggAAACTCATCCTGTGTTCCCCACCTGGGCTGGTGGCCACGGTGGGAGTGGTGATGGTGATGCTGGGGATAGCCATGGCTGTACTGGGCTACTGGCCACATGAAGAACACAGTCAGGGATATGCATCCAGGGTATCACCAGGGGAGGAGCGGAGAGACAACGGCAGGATGAGCTACTCCAAGAGCCCCCTGGTGTCTGTCACCTGGAACGATAATAAGGACAACAACACAGCCAACCAGACTGttggagagatgaccaaccagACTGTTGGGGAGTTGACCAACCAGACTGTCGGGGAGTTGACCAACCAGACTGTCGGGGAGTTGACCAACCAGACTGTTGGGGAGTTGACCAACCAGACTGTCGGGGAGTTGACCAACCAGACTGTTGAGGAGATGACCAACCAGACTGTTGGGGAGTTTACCAATCAGACTGTTGAGGAGTTGACCAACCAGACGAGTGTCGAGTTGACGAGCCAGACTAGTGTTGAATTGATGAACCAGACAAGTGTTGTTGTCAATGGAAGTTTACCTGTACTTGTACCTGATAATGGTAGTGTACTTGtatctacccctcctcctcctatacCCTCAG GTGGGTTGCTCTCTGAGTTCTTGGACAACTATCTGTACTCAGACAACCTGAAGGTGTTTGGGCCCTTAGTCATGGGGATAGGGATATTTATCTTCATCTGTGCAAACACTGTGCTTCACgaaaacagagacaagaagaccAAAGTCATCAACCTGGGAGATATCTACTCCACGGTCATCGACCTCCACAGCACACGGATCAAGGACTACTCGCCGAGTAACGGACTGGTCAACTACGTACAGTCCAGAG GGTCTTTCAACCCCGGTGAAATGCTAGAGCTTGGTTGCAGCTCCTGGCTTTCCAATACCGGGTCCGGCCATCAGGGGGAGTCCGTCAGCGCTGAGCAGCAGTCCAGAAGACCATCGATGGCTGGGAGGCAGCGTAGCTGGTCTAGAGACAACCAGACATTCACAGACACTGTCTACAGTACCTACAGGGACCAAAAGCGCAG GTGTTTGGAGCAGGTGCCCTACCCGAGACACTGGGACTCAGAGCAGGCCTCGCTCCCCAGGCAGTGGGACTCAGAGCAGGCCTCGCACCCCAGGCCGTGGGACTCAGAGCAGGCCTCGCACCCCAGGCCGTGGGACTCAGAGCAGGCCTCGCTCCCCAGGCAGTGGGACTCAGAGCAGGCCTCGCACCCCAGGCAGTGGGACTCAGAGCAGGCCTCGCTCCCCAGGCAGTGGGACTCAGAGCAGGCCTCGCACCCCGGCAGTGGGACTCAGAGCAGGCCTCGCTCCCCAGGCAGTGGGACTCAGAGCAGGCCTCGCTCCCCAGGCAGTGGGACTCAGAGCAGGCTCCATCGTCTCTTCATCTGTCAAAGCTTTCAAGCTCCCGGTCATCAAACTGAACAGCtgtga